A window of Rubidibacter lacunae KORDI 51-2 contains these coding sequences:
- a CDS encoding VOC family protein produces the protein MHHASIRTADIHCAIAFYEQLGFRVCERFTTSLTLACWMEGLGGRIELIEIPLPHPAPDAFHDEHYVGYYHLSFDVTHLAENMQAWLEQLRSRLSAATLKPLQVLLEPTQQSIGDRIYEVAFVADADGLPLEFLHLHTSRSLPS, from the coding sequence ATGCATCACGCTTCCATCCGTACGGCCGACATCCACTGCGCGATTGCTTTCTACGAGCAGCTTGGTTTCCGCGTCTGCGAGCGTTTTACGACCAGTCTGACGCTCGCGTGCTGGATGGAAGGGCTGGGCGGGCGCATCGAACTGATCGAGATCCCTCTGCCTCACCCCGCTCCTGACGCCTTTCACGACGAACACTACGTAGGCTACTACCACCTGTCATTCGACGTGACGCACCTCGCCGAGAACATGCAAGCATGGCTCGAGCAACTGCGATCGCGCCTGAGTGCTGCGACTCTAAAGCCCCTCCAGGTTTTGCTGGAACCAACTCAACAGTCGATCGGAGATCGCATCTACGAGGTTGCCTTTGTCGCCGATGCCGACGGACTGCCGCTGGAATTCTTACACCTTCATACGTCGCGTTCGCTCCCTTCTTGA
- a CDS encoding TIGR02652 family protein, with translation MNPILQYPIFGAEIHCPHCRQTIPALTLTDTYLCPRHGAFEAEPKTGELVHLQSGRRWRRWKSEWYRQHTHPDGIRFEIHEALDRLYTQGYRATRVIVARRYLELVSGYLERNTSWRSDASSDPPRLYGLPIEFSSDSDGDPCWDVINFDLEKEPGVPVRYPYFRLFE, from the coding sequence ATGAATCCTATTTTACAATACCCGATCTTCGGGGCCGAAATCCACTGTCCGCACTGTCGCCAAACTATTCCCGCGCTAACGCTCACCGACACTTATCTCTGTCCCCGCCATGGAGCATTTGAAGCAGAACCCAAAACTGGTGAACTCGTGCATCTTCAGTCCGGTCGGCGTTGGCGGCGCTGGAAAAGTGAATGGTACCGCCAACACACCCATCCCGACGGGATTCGCTTCGAAATCCACGAAGCCCTCGATCGCCTCTACACCCAGGGCTACCGTGCTACACGCGTTATTGTTGCCCGTCGCTACCTCGAACTCGTCAGCGGCTACCTAGAGCGCAACACTTCTTGGCGCAGCGATGCCAGCAGCGACCCTCCCCGTCTGTACGGATTGCCCATCGAATTCAGCTCCGATAGCGATGGCGATCCCTGCTGGGACGTGATTAACTTCGACCTCGAGAAAGAACCGGGCGTCCCCGTTCGCTATCCTTATTTCCGCCTATTCGAATAG